A genomic stretch from Bifidobacterium sp. ESL0769 includes:
- a CDS encoding rhamnan synthesis F family protein, protein MKLSETSVNRLGIFFFYDEDGIVDDYISTLLEGLTPFFSDFTVVVNGKLTNESRVKLLKFVDSTKLIVRVNKGYDAWAYKTAMDSYGWDKLAKFDEIVLFNATIMGPVYPFSEMFEAMDKRDLDFWGITKFHRVEEDPFGRSPFDYLPEHIQSHFHAYRKSLHTSKAFRDYWDNLPEIKSYYDSVGYHESLFTKRFADKGFKWDVYVNTDDLEGFSYGPITFAAKQLVEEKRCPIIKRRSFFQWYGDVISQSAGNPALDLFEYLRDHTDYDTDLIWQNALRSMNLADLMKNLHLDYVLPQNQGTELPQGKKIALVMHLYYMDLLDQTMQYARSMPEGSDLILTVGSEENAKIVRDYCTENNLPYNVDVRVIQNRGRDVSALLIGGGKDLFNYDYVCFMHDKKVTQVSPQSVGDGFRYKCFENMLPTKEYVENVIKLFEDNPRLGIAMPSPPNHGDYFPNFTFTWGPNYKGTKKFLEHTLGIHVPLDVKKEAVAPLGTMFWFRPEAMRGLLDRNWKYTDFPPEPNKIDNTLLHYIERSYCYVPQSNGYFPAYIFSERFARIEITNLAFGMRELTRAVSDPWMKKNLEETKGAVTDGKRFRKSLLRVIKNLIKRTPIIGPQLVKARKKQVNK, encoded by the coding sequence ATGAAATTGTCTGAAACCAGCGTGAATCGTCTCGGCATCTTTTTCTTTTATGATGAAGATGGCATCGTCGACGATTACATTTCGACTCTCCTCGAAGGTCTTACGCCGTTTTTCTCGGATTTCACTGTCGTCGTCAACGGCAAGCTCACCAACGAAAGCCGCGTGAAACTGCTGAAATTCGTGGACAGCACCAAGCTCATCGTGCGGGTCAACAAAGGCTACGACGCCTGGGCCTATAAGACCGCCATGGATTCCTACGGGTGGGACAAGCTCGCGAAATTCGACGAAATCGTGCTCTTCAACGCCACCATCATGGGCCCGGTCTACCCGTTCTCCGAAATGTTCGAAGCGATGGACAAGCGCGACCTCGATTTCTGGGGCATCACCAAATTCCATCGCGTCGAAGAGGACCCGTTCGGCCGCAGCCCCTTCGATTATCTGCCCGAGCATATCCAGTCGCATTTCCACGCCTATCGCAAGAGCCTGCACACCAGCAAGGCGTTCCGCGACTATTGGGACAACCTGCCGGAAATCAAAAGCTACTATGACTCGGTCGGCTATCATGAGTCCCTCTTCACCAAGCGCTTCGCGGACAAGGGCTTCAAATGGGATGTCTACGTCAACACCGACGACCTTGAAGGCTTCTCCTATGGTCCCATCACGTTCGCGGCGAAGCAGTTGGTGGAAGAGAAGCGTTGCCCGATCATCAAGCGGCGCTCGTTCTTCCAGTGGTATGGCGACGTTATCTCCCAATCCGCCGGCAACCCTGCATTGGACCTTTTTGAATATCTGCGCGACCACACCGATTACGACACCGATCTGATTTGGCAGAACGCCTTGCGCAGCATGAACCTGGCCGATTTGATGAAAAACCTTCATCTTGACTATGTACTGCCGCAAAATCAAGGAACCGAGCTTCCTCAAGGCAAAAAGATCGCGTTGGTCATGCATCTTTACTATATGGACCTGCTCGATCAGACAATGCAATATGCACGCTCGATGCCCGAAGGCAGCGACCTCATCCTCACTGTCGGCAGCGAGGAAAACGCGAAAATCGTTCGGGATTACTGCACCGAAAACAATTTGCCATATAACGTCGACGTTCGTGTCATTCAGAATCGCGGCCGTGACGTCAGCGCCCTACTTATTGGCGGAGGCAAGGACCTCTTCAATTACGATTATGTCTGCTTCATGCACGACAAGAAGGTGACGCAGGTCTCCCCGCAGTCCGTCGGTGATGGGTTCCGCTACAAATGCTTCGAAAACATGCTGCCCACCAAGGAATACGTGGAAAACGTCATCAAGCTGTTCGAAGACAACCCACGTTTGGGAATCGCCATGCCCTCGCCGCCGAACCACGGCGACTATTTCCCCAACTTCACCTTCACTTGGGGTCCGAATTATAAAGGAACGAAGAAATTCCTCGAACACACCCTTGGCATCCACGTTCCTCTCGATGTCAAGAAAGAAGCGGTCGCGCCTCTTGGCACCATGTTCTGGTTCAGGCCCGAAGCAATGAGGGGCTTACTCGACCGAAATTGGAAATACACAGACTTTCCACCGGAACCCAACAAAATCGACAACACGCTTTTGCACTACATCGAACGCTCGTACTGCTATGTTCCCCAGTCCAACGGATATTTCCCGGCCTACATCTTCTCCGAGCGATTCGCGCGCATCGAGATCACGAATCTTGCGTTCGGCATGCGCGAGCTCACACGCGCCGTTTCTGACCCTTGGATGAAGAAGAATCTCGAGGAAACCAAGGGCGCGGTAACCGATGGCAAGCGTTTCCGTAAAAGTCTGCTGCGCGTAATCAAGAACCTCATCAAGCGCACGCCGATTATCGGACCACAACTCGTGAAAGCCCGCAAAAAGCAAGTCAACAAGTAA
- a CDS encoding acyltransferase: protein MTKEEVQKTRPTRKPRLFYLDWVRAISVVFILITHFNTPELLKHPIFVNYPFRIFLGDLGVSQFLIISGAALMYTYGDVEHLNLKEFYWKRFKSIFPMFWLAFLFANTFLYIKNGGAPSVKAPLWTIILSIFGVDSYAAAAGYITFATTGEWFIGFIIIFYLIFPLLRYGVKKHPAITAAIVLALYLATIILKPTFRTLPLELLPTSRLPELLFGMYFVKYFNKANTPTGIIAIVVLVLQQIFNPIPNAMVTTTLTGIAFFLALTWIGPLLECQPVKVLIGTISKYSYAIFLTHHVVIEQIFTVVKASRYAKYMSGAYVLFFADCVIIMILSILLYKADAGFKQYVARMFKKTDASATKISA from the coding sequence TTGACGAAAGAAGAAGTGCAAAAGACGCGACCGACACGAAAACCTCGCCTCTTTTACCTCGATTGGGTACGAGCAATTTCCGTTGTTTTCATACTGATTACACACTTCAACACCCCGGAGTTGCTGAAACACCCGATTTTCGTTAACTACCCTTTTCGTATTTTTCTTGGTGATTTAGGCGTCTCACAATTCTTGATTATTTCCGGCGCTGCACTCATGTACACCTACGGAGATGTGGAACATCTCAATCTCAAAGAATTCTATTGGAAGCGTTTCAAGTCCATTTTCCCAATGTTTTGGCTCGCGTTCCTTTTTGCCAACACTTTCCTTTACATCAAAAATGGTGGTGCGCCCTCGGTAAAAGCACCGCTTTGGACGATTATCCTCTCAATTTTCGGGGTGGACAGTTATGCAGCCGCGGCCGGTTACATTACGTTTGCGACAACAGGCGAATGGTTCATCGGCTTCATCATCATTTTCTATCTGATTTTCCCGTTGCTTCGGTATGGGGTAAAAAAACATCCTGCCATCACCGCCGCAATCGTCCTCGCACTTTATCTCGCGACGATAATCTTGAAGCCGACGTTCCGCACTCTCCCACTTGAACTGCTGCCGACATCTCGCCTGCCCGAACTGCTTTTTGGCATGTATTTCGTAAAGTACTTCAACAAGGCGAACACTCCTACTGGAATTATCGCCATCGTTGTTCTCGTTCTTCAGCAGATTTTCAACCCCATTCCCAATGCCATGGTGACCACCACCTTGACAGGAATCGCCTTCTTCCTGGCTCTGACATGGATAGGGCCGCTGCTTGAATGCCAACCGGTCAAAGTGCTAATCGGGACCATCTCTAAATATTCCTATGCTATTTTCCTAACCCACCACGTAGTCATCGAACAGATTTTTACCGTGGTCAAGGCATCCAGATATGCAAAGTACATGTCCGGCGCCTACGTACTTTTCTTCGCGGATTGCGTCATTATCATGATCCTGTCAATATTGCTATACAAAGCAGACGCCGGGTTCAAACAGTATGTTGCGCGAATGTTCAAGAAAACCGATGCTTCCGCTACGAAAATATCAGCTTAG
- a CDS encoding NAD-dependent epimerase/dehydratase family protein — protein sequence MSKRILVTGAGGYIGRHVVKALLDGGQEVIAADRHPHDLDPRAKQVAIDLFAPDDDLFEKLGSPDVCLHMAWRDGFKHNSDAHMGDLSGHYRFIKQMLDSGLKQIAVMGTMHEVGYWEGAIDENTPCNPASMYGIAKNALRAATLQLADEHNAVAQWIRAYYIVGDDLRGSSIFSKLLQAAQDGKKTFPFTMGKNKYDFINVDVLAKQIAAVVSQDKINGIINCCSGEPVSLADRVERYIKENNLDITLEYGAFPDRPYDSPAVWGDDTKIRQIMAE from the coding sequence ATGTCAAAAAGAATTCTTGTAACTGGGGCCGGGGGCTATATCGGCCGGCATGTGGTAAAGGCGCTGTTGGACGGTGGCCAGGAAGTCATTGCAGCCGACCGGCACCCTCACGATTTGGATCCACGCGCCAAGCAAGTGGCGATTGATCTTTTTGCGCCCGACGATGATTTGTTTGAAAAACTGGGGAGCCCGGACGTTTGCCTTCACATGGCTTGGCGGGACGGCTTCAAGCATAATTCCGATGCGCATATGGGCGATCTTTCGGGGCATTACCGTTTTATCAAGCAGATGCTCGACAGTGGTTTGAAGCAGATTGCCGTGATGGGCACGATGCATGAAGTCGGCTATTGGGAAGGCGCGATTGATGAAAACACGCCCTGCAACCCGGCTTCGATGTATGGTATCGCCAAAAACGCGTTGCGTGCTGCGACTTTGCAGCTGGCCGATGAGCACAATGCCGTCGCCCAGTGGATTCGCGCCTACTACATCGTCGGTGACGATTTGCGTGGAAGCTCGATTTTCTCGAAGCTGCTGCAGGCTGCGCAGGACGGTAAGAAGACGTTCCCGTTCACCATGGGCAAGAACAAATATGACTTTATTAACGTCGATGTTTTAGCGAAGCAGATTGCAGCCGTCGTTTCGCAGGACAAGATCAACGGAATCATCAACTGTTGCAGCGGCGAGCCTGTTTCCCTGGCCGATCGCGTCGAGCGCTATATCAAGGAAAACAATCTTGATATCACGCTTGAATATGGTGCCTTCCCGGACCGTCCATACGATTCCCCGGCCGTTTGGGGCGACGACACCAAGATTCGTCAGATTATGGCTGAATAA
- a CDS encoding ABC transporter permease, whose amino-acid sequence MTAESEIVSHPGKSRGLLDVPHYLYLLDLLVKKEVRIRYRGSWLGMAWTYVKPLTQFIVFYVAMDVFMGMGRAGNIQVYPVYLFSGVIVTNFFTEAFGNCTRSILGNSGLIQKIYLPRELFPLASLRVAFVHFFPQLVVLIIGAALMGWRPDIKGLLIAFAGLVSICLFAFGLGLLFGSINVFYRDAENITDLVAMISVWAAPCFYTWQMVAAHVPWWVLEIYYANPIAICVESFHRGFWWGATDRTFQFAGAWPIRIGESLLVSLLFLIIGELTFKHLEGRFAQEI is encoded by the coding sequence ATGACAGCAGAATCTGAAATCGTCTCGCACCCAGGTAAAAGTAGGGGGCTGCTAGACGTACCTCACTACCTTTACCTGCTTGATCTGCTGGTAAAGAAAGAGGTGCGGATTCGCTATCGCGGGTCCTGGCTCGGCATGGCGTGGACGTACGTCAAGCCGCTCACTCAGTTCATCGTCTTTTACGTGGCCATGGACGTGTTCATGGGCATGGGGCGCGCCGGCAATATTCAGGTCTACCCCGTTTATCTGTTCAGCGGCGTCATCGTCACGAACTTTTTCACGGAAGCGTTCGGCAATTGCACGCGCTCGATTCTCGGCAATTCAGGGCTTATCCAGAAAATCTATCTGCCACGCGAACTATTCCCGCTGGCCTCTCTGAGAGTCGCATTCGTTCACTTCTTCCCACAGCTTGTGGTGCTTATCATCGGCGCTGCACTAATGGGATGGCGGCCGGACATCAAGGGCCTGCTCATTGCCTTTGCCGGTCTCGTGTCGATTTGCCTGTTTGCATTCGGCCTAGGTCTGCTTTTCGGTTCCATCAACGTTTTCTACCGCGATGCCGAAAATATCACCGACCTTGTGGCCATGATTTCCGTATGGGCAGCACCTTGCTTCTACACCTGGCAAATGGTCGCGGCCCACGTGCCGTGGTGGGTGCTCGAAATCTACTATGCGAACCCCATTGCCATCTGCGTGGAATCCTTCCATCGCGGCTTCTGGTGGGGAGCCACGGACCGTACATTCCAGTTTGCCGGCGCCTGGCCAATACGAATCGGAGAAAGCCTTTTGGTCTCGTTGCTTTTCCTTATCATCGGCGAGCTGACCTTCAAGCATCTTGAGGGCCGCTTCGCCCAGGAGATCTGA
- a CDS encoding ABC transporter ATP-binding protein → MKKKSNPKLTLPEDVAIQVSHVSKHFSLRANSSIKESIIKLFTPKKKRHHDQQFHALDDISFTIDKGETVGLIGVNGSGKSTMLKMISGVMQPDSGDVLIRGRLAGLIEVGAGFASELTGRENVYLNGAILGLSEKQIDERYDDIVAFSGIEPFMDTEVKFYSSGMFLRLAFAVAVYSNPDIFLIDEILAVGDEAFQHKCIERLKEQQKQGQTMVIVSHSEGQIKELCQRCIVLAHSHVIFDGDPEEAFNVMRQNL, encoded by the coding sequence ATGAAGAAAAAATCAAATCCCAAACTTACCTTGCCCGAAGACGTAGCCATTCAGGTCAGTCATGTCTCGAAGCACTTCTCTCTGCGCGCGAATTCCTCCATCAAGGAATCAATCATCAAGCTGTTCACGCCCAAGAAGAAGCGTCACCACGACCAGCAATTCCATGCCCTCGACGATATTTCCTTTACCATCGACAAGGGCGAAACCGTTGGCCTCATCGGCGTCAATGGCTCCGGCAAGTCCACCATGCTCAAGATGATTTCAGGCGTGATGCAGCCCGACAGCGGCGATGTGCTGATTCGCGGCCGGCTCGCAGGACTCATCGAGGTGGGCGCAGGCTTCGCCTCGGAACTCACCGGACGCGAGAATGTCTACTTGAACGGCGCCATTCTCGGCCTTTCGGAAAAGCAGATCGACGAACGCTATGACGACATCGTCGCATTCAGCGGCATCGAGCCCTTCATGGACACCGAAGTGAAGTTCTACTCCTCCGGCATGTTCCTGCGCCTTGCGTTCGCGGTCGCCGTCTACAGCAACCCCGACATCTTCCTGATTGACGAAATCCTCGCCGTCGGCGACGAGGCCTTCCAGCATAAGTGCATCGAGCGCCTCAAAGAACAGCAAAAACAAGGCCAGACCATGGTCATCGTTTCCCATAGTGAAGGTCAAATCAAGGAACTCTGCCAACGCTGCATCGTCCTCGCCCATTCCCACGTCATCTTCGACGGCGACCCGGAAGAGGCTTTCAACGTGATGCGACAGAATCTGTAA
- a CDS encoding acyltransferase gives MGEQHLNQRKELQGLQRGNSGQSKQTMRQSNLELLRIISMMLIVLCHFFYYNKFSLDQQPMGLKRIVLKTFLGSQGRVGVDIFFAISIWFLCKPKRPLAFHDTAKRAWILERTLLFWSVVLGIACMVAGIAPKNIYMILNTILPTLSNDWGYATCYIVILLLMPFVVKGLACLSRQEHLVLCVIIIFIGPVMATIPGLEHHLLNTGLLSFLALLTLVTYIRWYHCEPAKPLIGVICLAMGYFIIGVEAYFGSQVYEMMDMGILLETFGWFILFSKLHFSSRFVNWIASHVFAIYLITEFIPIRQWLWGTIFDYGPYYHGLASIVYPIAVTLLISAICILFDMAKSAIFKLTVDRNKGHWFELLWPKISMNTKTIREPDS, from the coding sequence TTGGGAGAACAACATTTAAATCAGAGGAAAGAATTGCAAGGTTTACAAAGGGGTAATTCCGGACAATCCAAGCAAACGATGCGTCAATCGAACTTGGAGTTGCTGCGCATCATCTCGATGATGTTGATTGTCCTATGCCACTTCTTCTACTACAACAAGTTTTCCCTCGACCAGCAGCCGATGGGACTCAAAAGAATCGTCCTTAAAACTTTCCTAGGCAGCCAAGGCAGAGTTGGCGTCGACATATTTTTCGCAATATCCATTTGGTTTTTGTGCAAGCCAAAGCGTCCGCTCGCTTTTCACGATACAGCAAAGCGAGCTTGGATTCTTGAACGTACCCTGCTTTTCTGGTCAGTCGTCCTCGGTATAGCGTGTATGGTCGCCGGAATCGCGCCAAAGAATATCTACATGATCTTGAATACGATTCTTCCGACTTTAAGTAATGACTGGGGATATGCGACTTGCTATATCGTCATCCTCTTGCTCATGCCCTTTGTCGTCAAAGGTCTTGCCTGTTTGAGCCGACAAGAGCACTTGGTTCTGTGCGTCATCATCATTTTTATCGGCCCTGTTATGGCAACGATACCCGGACTCGAACATCACCTGCTCAACACTGGCCTGCTGAGCTTTTTGGCTCTTTTGACGCTGGTAACGTATATTCGTTGGTATCATTGCGAACCGGCCAAACCTCTTATCGGCGTGATTTGTCTGGCAATGGGATACTTCATCATCGGAGTCGAAGCCTATTTCGGGTCTCAGGTTTACGAAATGATGGACATGGGTATTTTATTGGAAACATTCGGCTGGTTCATCCTTTTTTCGAAGTTGCACTTTTCCAGTCGGTTCGTCAATTGGATCGCCTCGCACGTTTTCGCCATCTATCTGATCACCGAATTCATACCAATCAGACAATGGCTGTGGGGGACCATATTCGATTACGGCCCCTATTATCACGGGCTTGCTTCCATTGTTTATCCTATTGCCGTCACCCTGCTCATCAGCGCAATCTGCATTTTATTTGATATGGCAAAATCGGCAATTTTCAAGTTAACCGTCGACCGCAATAAAGGTCATTGGTTCGAATTGTTGTGGCCAAAAATCTCGATGAACACCAAAACAATCAGGGAGCCAGATTCTTAA
- the rfbB gene encoding dTDP-glucose 4,6-dehydratase has translation MTEEFMPKNIIVTGGCGFIGSNFVHYVAKNHPETHVTVLDALTYAGNIENIKGLPEDQVEFVHGNICDAELLDKIVPGHDAIVHYAAESHNDNSIVNPEPFIQSNIVGTYRLLEAARKYDVRYHQISTDEVYGDLALDDPHRFTPESPYRPSSPYSSSKASADMLVRAWHRTYGLRTTISNCSNNYGPYQHVEKFIPRQVTNILDGIRPKLYGNGLNVRDWIHTEDHSSAVWAILTKGRIGETYLIGADGERNNLDVLHDILRVMGQPEDAFDWVRDRPGHDRRYAIDPTKLMTELGWKPKHTDFESGLKQTIQWYTDNEDWWRPAKAATEAKYKKQGQ, from the coding sequence ATGACTGAAGAATTTATGCCTAAGAACATTATTGTGACCGGCGGATGCGGGTTCATCGGCTCGAACTTCGTGCACTATGTTGCGAAGAACCACCCGGAGACGCACGTCACCGTGCTCGACGCGCTGACCTATGCCGGCAATATCGAGAACATCAAGGGGCTTCCCGAAGACCAGGTCGAGTTCGTGCACGGCAACATCTGCGACGCCGAGCTGCTCGACAAGATTGTTCCGGGCCACGACGCTATCGTGCATTATGCTGCCGAGTCTCACAATGATAACTCGATTGTCAATCCGGAACCGTTCATTCAGTCCAATATCGTGGGCACCTACCGTCTGCTCGAAGCGGCGCGTAAGTACGACGTGCGTTACCACCAGATCAGCACCGACGAGGTCTATGGCGACCTCGCGCTCGACGACCCGCACCGCTTTACACCGGAATCCCCGTATCGCCCGTCCAGCCCGTATTCTTCCAGCAAGGCCAGCGCCGACATGCTCGTGCGCGCCTGGCACCGCACCTACGGCCTGCGCACCACGATTTCAAACTGCTCCAACAACTATGGCCCGTACCAGCATGTGGAGAAGTTCATCCCGCGTCAGGTCACCAACATCCTCGACGGCATCCGCCCGAAGCTTTATGGCAATGGCCTGAACGTGCGCGACTGGATTCACACCGAGGACCATTCCAGCGCCGTCTGGGCGATTCTGACCAAAGGCAGGATCGGCGAGACCTATCTCATCGGCGCGGACGGCGAACGCAACAACCTCGACGTGCTGCACGATATCCTGCGCGTGATGGGCCAGCCTGAAGACGCGTTCGACTGGGTGCGCGACCGCCCTGGTCACGACCGCCGTTACGCGATTGACCCGACCAAGCTCATGACGGAGCTGGGTTGGAAGCCGAAGCACACGGACTTCGAGTCTGGCCTCAAGCAGACCATCCAGTGGTATACCGACAACGAGGACTGGTGGAGGCCCGCCAAGGCGGCCACCGAAGCCAAATACAAGAAGCAAGGCCAGTGA
- a CDS encoding bifunctional dTDP-4-dehydrorhamnose 3,5-epimerase family protein/NAD(P)-dependent oxidoreductase, translating into MAFEFEKDLKVTKTNIPGLLVFDLPVHGDNRGWFKENWQRAKMTALGLPDFGPVQNNISYNDKKGVTRGIHAEPWDKYISIAAGEIFGAWVDLRPGESFGQVFTTRLDPSRAIYVPRGVGNSFQALQDGTVYTYLVNAHWSLEQKKTYTFVNLADPDLGIDWPIPLDQSERSEADLHHPMLKDAKPMAPKRTLVTGCNGQVGHAIRKYVQEHQLDSFEFVDSDTFDITNPAAYENYDWDLYGTIINTAAFTAVDKAETPDGRKAAWNTNVSGVVNLAKVATRHGITLVHISSDYVFDGTAKQHTEDEGFAPLGVYGETKAAADAIVSTVPRHYIIRSSWIVGDGKNFVTRMLGLAEQAAETQKQTAQAPNDQSGRLTFVGDLVKGIFHLLDNGCDYGTYNLTGSGRVASWYDIAAKIFELEGVDTKYIDANSVDTYAAQTGGSKRPHHCALDLSKIRSTGFEPADWEQLLETYLADHKRNQD; encoded by the coding sequence ATGGCATTTGAATTTGAGAAGGACCTGAAGGTCACCAAGACGAACATCCCGGGTCTTCTGGTGTTCGACCTGCCGGTGCACGGCGACAACCGCGGCTGGTTCAAGGAGAACTGGCAGCGCGCCAAGATGACCGCTCTGGGCCTGCCGGACTTCGGGCCGGTGCAGAACAACATCAGCTACAACGACAAGAAGGGCGTCACGCGCGGCATCCACGCCGAGCCCTGGGACAAGTACATCTCGATCGCGGCCGGCGAGATCTTCGGCGCCTGGGTGGACCTGCGTCCCGGCGAGAGCTTCGGGCAGGTGTTCACGACCCGTCTGGACCCGTCGCGTGCGATCTATGTGCCGCGGGGGGTAGGCAACAGCTTCCAGGCCTTGCAGGACGGCACGGTGTACACGTATCTGGTGAACGCGCACTGGTCGCTGGAGCAGAAGAAGACGTACACGTTCGTCAACCTCGCCGACCCGGACCTGGGAATCGACTGGCCGATTCCGCTGGATCAGAGCGAGCGGAGCGAGGCCGACCTGCACCACCCGATGTTGAAGGACGCCAAGCCCATGGCCCCCAAACGGACCCTCGTCACCGGATGCAACGGACAAGTCGGTCATGCAATCCGCAAATATGTTCAGGAGCATCAGCTCGACAGCTTTGAATTTGTCGATTCCGATACGTTCGATATCACCAATCCTGCCGCTTATGAAAACTATGACTGGGACCTTTACGGCACCATCATCAACACCGCGGCCTTTACAGCGGTCGATAAGGCCGAAACCCCAGACGGCCGCAAGGCAGCATGGAATACAAATGTCAGCGGCGTGGTGAACCTCGCCAAGGTCGCCACTCGCCACGGCATCACTCTGGTCCATATTTCCAGCGATTACGTTTTCGACGGCACCGCCAAGCAGCACACGGAAGATGAAGGCTTCGCACCCTTGGGCGTCTACGGCGAGACCAAGGCCGCTGCCGACGCTATCGTCTCCACCGTCCCCCGCCACTACATCATCCGCTCAAGCTGGATCGTCGGCGACGGCAAGAACTTCGTGACCCGTATGCTCGGCCTCGCGGAACAAGCCGCCGAAACGCAAAAGCAGACCGCACAGGCGCCCAATGATCAAAGCGGCAGGCTGACTTTCGTGGGCGATTTGGTCAAGGGCATCTTCCATCTGCTCGACAACGGATGCGATTACGGCACCTACAATCTCACGGGTTCCGGCCGCGTAGCGTCCTGGTACGATATCGCCGCAAAGATTTTCGAGCTGGAAGGCGTCGATACCAAATACATCGACGCGAATTCCGTGGATACCTACGCCGCCCAGACCGGCGGTTCCAAGCGCCCACACCACTGCGCACTTGACCTTTCCAAGATTCGCAGCACCGGTTTCGAACCCGCGGATTGGGAGCAACTTCTCGAAACGTATCTGGCCGATCACAAGCGCAATCAGGACTAA
- the rfbA gene encoding glucose-1-phosphate thymidylyltransferase RfbA: MKGIILAGGSGTRLYPLTTVTSKQLLPVYNKPMIYYPMSVLMLAGIRDILVISTPKDLPNFERLLGDGSQFGLNLSYKVQPSPDGLAQAFIIGEDFIDGDSCALVLGDNIFYGNGLSQVLKRAVKVEHGASVFGYYVDDPERYGVVEFDKNHKAVSIVEKPEHPASNYAVTGLYFYDNRVVDFAKQVRPSARGELEITDLNKMYLEDDSLNVLTLSRGYAWLDTGTMDSLYEAGEFVRTVERAQGLPIAVLEEIAYENNWISRDQLLEAAHKYGKSPYGQHLLQVAENKILASDI; this comes from the coding sequence ATGAAAGGCATTATTCTTGCAGGAGGTTCGGGCACCCGTCTTTATCCGTTGACGACGGTGACCTCGAAACAGCTGCTGCCTGTCTACAACAAGCCGATGATCTACTATCCGATGAGCGTGCTCATGCTCGCCGGAATTCGGGATATCCTAGTGATTTCCACACCGAAGGATCTGCCGAATTTCGAACGCTTGCTCGGCGACGGCAGCCAGTTCGGACTCAACCTTTCCTACAAGGTGCAGCCCAGCCCCGACGGTCTCGCCCAGGCGTTCATCATCGGCGAGGACTTCATCGACGGCGATTCCTGCGCGCTAGTGCTCGGTGACAACATCTTCTACGGCAACGGCCTGAGTCAGGTACTTAAGCGCGCCGTCAAGGTGGAGCATGGCGCTTCCGTGTTCGGCTACTACGTCGACGATCCGGAACGTTATGGTGTGGTGGAATTCGATAAAAACCATAAAGCAGTCAGCATCGTCGAAAAGCCGGAACATCCGGCCTCGAATTACGCGGTGACCGGTCTCTATTTCTACGACAATCGTGTGGTCGATTTTGCCAAGCAGGTTCGTCCTTCGGCCCGAGGCGAGCTGGAAATCACCGACCTCAACAAGATGTATCTGGAAGACGACTCCTTGAATGTGCTGACGCTGAGCCGCGGCTATGCCTGGCTCGACACCGGCACCATGGACTCGCTGTATGAAGCCGGCGAATTCGTGCGCACCGTCGAGCGTGCACAGGGTCTGCCGATTGCAGTGCTCGAGGAAATCGCATACGAAAACAACTGGATCAGTCGCGACCAACTGCTCGAAGCCGCCCACAAGTACGGCAAGAGCCCTTACGGCCAGCACCTGCTGCAGGTAGCCGAAAACAAGATCCTCGCCTCGGATATCTAA